The following coding sequences are from one Ruminococcus flavefaciens AE3010 window:
- a CDS encoding SHOCT domain-containing protein, producing MEQQKIIDEINYHRAQVLTELLFAKGMITVVEYDKLTELNRKSFSPLYADLLPKTLDKSSVQS from the coding sequence ATGGAACAGCAGAAAATCATTGATGAGATCAACTATCACAGGGCGCAGGTACTCACGGAACTGCTCTTTGCCAAAGGTATGATTACAGTTGTCGAGTATGACAAATTAACGGAATTAAACCGCAAATCTTTCTCTCCGCTATACGCGGACTTATTACCGAAAACGCTTGATAAATCATCGGTTCAGAGTTAA
- a CDS encoding recombinase family protein, with protein sequence MKIKKIEAQPAVVKKLRVAAYCRVSTENEDQKESLEAQREHYESWIRMHDDWECAGVFYDFGISGTKADAREGLQALLYACRTGSVDYVLTKSISRFSRNTSDCLSLVRELLSYNIPIYFEKENIDTGSMESELILSVLSSMAQSESESISKNVKWSVKKRMEEGTFVFGYLPYGYTKDAAGNMVIDPVESEIVRLIFDLALNGMGTYKIAQLLDKRKVPTRKGGKWSGSTVKGILVNEKYYGAAAFQKTYTDSNFRRHNNHGEVDSFIAEDHHEAIISKEDFDRVQVMIQKHIDEHGIVKDMGKYHNKYPFSGIIICGECGGKFKRQTQSGGIAWACSTHLYNKDACSMMFIKDEAIKAAFLTMMNKLIFGCKQVLVPYYDALRLADTDESLQGILDLKNELQRNSDRKNDLRKLRVKGFLDAAMYNQELRRVEKESEEIRAKMKCIDRAGENGDIKETKKLLRFAESAEMLTEFSDELFTEYVDSIIVYTRTCIGFRLRCGLTLKEEVCTGTR encoded by the coding sequence TTGAAAATCAAGAAAATTGAAGCCCAGCCTGCTGTGGTGAAAAAGCTCCGGGTGGCTGCCTACTGCCGAGTCAGTACCGAGAATGAAGATCAGAAGGAAAGTCTGGAAGCGCAGCGTGAGCATTATGAGTCGTGGATCAGAATGCACGATGACTGGGAATGCGCGGGCGTGTTCTATGATTTCGGCATAAGCGGCACAAAGGCGGATGCCCGTGAAGGCTTACAGGCGCTGTTATACGCCTGCCGCACTGGAAGCGTCGACTATGTGCTGACAAAATCCATCAGCCGATTCTCCAGAAACACATCCGACTGCTTGTCACTGGTGCGGGAGCTGCTTTCATATAATATCCCGATCTACTTCGAGAAGGAGAACATTGATACCGGCAGCATGGAGAGTGAGCTGATTTTATCAGTTCTCAGCAGCATGGCTCAGAGCGAATCCGAGTCCATTTCCAAGAATGTGAAGTGGTCGGTGAAAAAGCGAATGGAAGAAGGCACCTTTGTTTTCGGCTATCTTCCATACGGCTACACAAAGGACGCAGCCGGAAACATGGTCATTGATCCGGTCGAGAGTGAGATCGTCAGGCTGATTTTTGATCTTGCGCTGAACGGTATGGGGACATACAAGATCGCGCAATTGCTCGACAAAAGGAAGGTTCCTACCCGAAAGGGCGGAAAGTGGTCAGGTTCGACGGTCAAGGGTATTCTTGTGAATGAGAAGTACTACGGCGCTGCTGCTTTTCAGAAAACCTATACCGACAGCAACTTCCGGCGTCATAACAATCATGGTGAGGTCGATAGCTTCATAGCGGAAGACCACCATGAAGCGATTATCAGCAAGGAGGATTTTGACCGGGTACAGGTCATGATACAGAAGCACATTGATGAACATGGCATCGTAAAGGATATGGGAAAGTACCATAACAAATATCCTTTTTCCGGCATCATCATCTGCGGTGAGTGCGGCGGCAAGTTCAAGCGGCAGACGCAGAGTGGCGGTATCGCATGGGCTTGTTCTACACACCTTTATAATAAAGACGCCTGTTCCATGATGTTTATCAAGGATGAAGCGATAAAAGCAGCATTCTTGACGATGATGAACAAGCTGATTTTTGGCTGCAAGCAGGTTCTCGTGCCTTATTACGATGCGCTCCGCCTTGCTGATACAGACGAGAGCCTGCAAGGGATACTGGATCTGAAAAATGAATTGCAGCGCAACAGCGACCGCAAGAATGATCTGCGGAAGCTGCGTGTCAAGGGCTTCCTTGATGCGGCGATGTACAATCAGGAGCTGCGGCGTGTCGAAAAGGAGAGCGAGGAAATCCGCGCTAAAATGAAATGCATTGACAGAGCCGGTGAGAACGGCGATATCAAGGAAACGAAAAAGCTCCTTCGCTTCGCAGAATCGGCAGAAATGCTCACAGAGTTCAGCGACGAACTGTTCACCGAATACGTTGACAGCATCATTGTATACACCAGAACCTGCATCGGCTTCCGGCTGAGATGCGGGCTGACGTTGAAGGAGGAAGTATGTACGGGTACAAGATAG
- a CDS encoding phage distal tail protein, producing the protein MFFTLILENANGDRVDMTATANRYMTSKVEGLNPPTGTISTSSYAGMDGSYLNNAFIEKRNVVISFEMRGVGVEARRHQLYKVVKPSRYIKIYYATAGIDVFAEGYVETCEVQNFEQLTTGQISILCPDIYWYSTTSVMAYYSQITGAFTFPFPTESNPEPFILGKYNTQNMMTIVNDGDEIGFTLVIEALEDARSPTLYNADTDEYLQITGDILAGDIITVTTKTGNKTVTLDRGGIKTNIINRLVSGSTWLTLREGRNRFYLRGTGLQNLKVTIVHTNAYLGV; encoded by the coding sequence GTGTTTTTTACACTAATTCTTGAAAATGCCAATGGCGACCGTGTAGACATGACCGCCACGGCAAATCGGTATATGACCTCAAAGGTGGAAGGGCTGAATCCTCCCACCGGCACAATCAGCACCTCCAGCTATGCGGGCATGGACGGCAGCTATTTGAATAACGCCTTCATTGAGAAGCGGAATGTCGTCATTTCCTTTGAGATGCGTGGTGTGGGCGTGGAAGCTCGCAGGCATCAGCTCTACAAGGTGGTGAAGCCGTCGCGCTACATCAAGATTTACTACGCGACCGCAGGTATTGATGTGTTTGCGGAAGGCTATGTGGAAACCTGCGAGGTGCAGAATTTTGAACAGCTTACAACCGGGCAGATTTCTATTCTCTGCCCGGATATTTATTGGTACTCCACGACCTCGGTCATGGCGTACTATTCGCAGATCACCGGCGCTTTCACATTTCCGTTCCCGACGGAGAGCAATCCGGAGCCGTTTATCCTCGGTAAATACAACACGCAGAACATGATGACCATTGTCAACGACGGTGACGAGATCGGCTTCACGCTGGTGATTGAAGCGCTGGAGGATGCACGTTCTCCTACGCTGTATAATGCTGACACGGACGAATACTTGCAGATCACCGGCGACATTCTCGCGGGAGATATTATCACAGTGACTACCAAGACAGGCAACAAGACAGTCACGCTTGATCGCGGCGGTATCAAGACTAATATCATCAACCGGCTTGTTTCCGGCTCGACATGGCTGACGCTGCGTGAAGGGAGAAACCGTTTCTACCTGCGCGGTACGGGACTGCAAAACCTGAAAGTCACAATCGTCCACACGAATGCGTATCTGGGGGTGTAA
- a CDS encoding pyridoxamine 5'-phosphate oxidase family protein yields the protein MRRNDREITDNSVIESFIAKEQIIRIAFCDNGDIYIVPVNYGYINDNGKYCFYFHGAKAGRKYELAKKSPKVGFEIDGNYELLEADIACDFSAKFRSVIGTGTLSLVEDSSEKIKGLNTLMKQTTARPEWSYDDAMLGGVAVFRLDVEKMSCKAK from the coding sequence ATGAGAAGAAACGACAGAGAAATAACAGATAACAGCGTGATCGAATCCTTTATTGCAAAGGAACAGATCATAAGGATAGCTTTCTGTGATAACGGAGATATTTACATCGTACCTGTAAACTACGGATATATCAATGATAACGGAAAATACTGTTTCTATTTTCATGGAGCTAAGGCTGGCAGAAAGTATGAGCTTGCAAAAAAATCACCGAAAGTCGGTTTTGAGATAGACGGCAACTATGAACTGCTTGAAGCAGATATAGCCTGTGACTTTTCGGCTAAGTTCCGGAGTGTTATCGGAACAGGTACTCTCAGCTTGGTAGAGGATAGTAGTGAGAAGATCAAAGGTCTGAACACTCTTATGAAACAGACTACCGCAAGACCTGAATGGAGTTATGATGACGCGATGCTGGGTGGCGTTGCGGTATTCAGGCTTGATGTTGAGAAAATGTCTTGCAAGGCAAAATAA
- a CDS encoding cation:proton antiporter, which translates to MLLSLAIIILLGLSVAAIVDKIGLPRIIGMLGVGIIISPYVLDLLDPKILGISSELRQIALIIILVKAGLSLNLSDLKRVGRPAVMMSFVPACCEIIGYVVFAPLLLGVNRVEAAVMGAVLSAVSPAVVVPRMVKLIEEKCGTQKSIPQMILAGASCDDIFVIVLFSTFVTMAQGGSARMADFLNIPVSIVLGILLGAIAGYCIYLLFEKSYQHHFMIRNSTKVIILLGVSFLLMSVETLVKPYVAVSGLLAVVAAACIIKLKSVNSVSARLSEKFGKLWIGAEVMLFVLVGAAVDVRYTLSAGGAAVLMIFIALIFRAVGVFLCLLGTNLNAKERLFCIIAYLPKATVQAAIGSVPLSLGLPCGKIVLSVAVLAILITAPLGAIGIDKTYRGLLDH; encoded by the coding sequence ATGCTATTATCACTTGCTATTATTATTCTTTTAGGGCTTTCTGTTGCTGCTATTGTTGATAAAATCGGGCTGCCTCGCATCATAGGAATGCTTGGTGTAGGTATTATCATAAGTCCATATGTGCTTGATTTGCTTGATCCGAAGATACTTGGAATATCATCAGAACTGCGACAAATAGCACTTATCATAATACTTGTAAAAGCAGGACTTTCACTCAATTTATCAGATCTGAAACGTGTTGGCAGACCAGCAGTTATGATGTCATTTGTACCTGCCTGCTGTGAAATAATCGGTTACGTTGTTTTCGCCCCGCTTCTGCTCGGCGTAAACCGGGTTGAAGCTGCCGTTATGGGAGCAGTGTTAAGCGCAGTATCTCCTGCGGTAGTTGTGCCGAGAATGGTAAAACTGATTGAAGAAAAATGCGGTACACAAAAAAGTATACCGCAAATGATTCTTGCTGGAGCATCCTGCGATGATATCTTTGTTATTGTTCTGTTCTCCACATTCGTGACGATGGCACAGGGCGGATCGGCAAGAATGGCAGACTTTTTGAATATTCCCGTATCAATAGTGCTTGGCATATTACTCGGAGCGATTGCGGGCTATTGTATCTATCTTCTGTTTGAAAAATCATATCAACATCACTTCATGATCAGAAACAGTACTAAAGTCATTATCTTACTTGGTGTTTCGTTTCTGCTTATGAGCGTAGAAACGCTCGTGAAGCCTTATGTTGCTGTTTCGGGACTCCTCGCTGTTGTCGCTGCAGCTTGTATTATAAAGCTGAAGTCCGTCAATTCTGTTTCAGCACGTCTTTCGGAGAAATTCGGAAAGCTGTGGATAGGTGCAGAAGTTATGCTATTTGTGCTTGTGGGTGCGGCAGTTGATGTGCGTTATACCTTATCAGCAGGTGGTGCGGCTGTACTGATGATTTTTATAGCTCTCATATTCAGGGCTGTCGGTGTATTTCTGTGTCTGCTCGGTACTAACCTTAACGCAAAGGAGCGATTATTCTGTATTATCGCATATCTCCCCAAAGCCACAGTGCAGGCTGCTATTGGCTCTGTACCGCTTTCGCTTGGTCTTCCATGCGGTAAAATCGTACTATCGGTAGCTGTATTGGCAATTCTTATAACCGCTCCGCTTGGCGCAATTGGGATTGATAAAACGTATCGTGGTTTACTTGATCATTGA
- a CDS encoding leucine-rich repeat domain-containing protein: MAFYSGFFNSNGLDRTYTAEDFTSYLSSIICNGILDTYGQNFKLTAANSGLGVVLGTGKAWIDGHYFINDSRYVIDLTSYQDESLPRYVGIAIYLDTTESVRSVSLRLFAGTPAENPSLPSIPQDENHVRLLMYAVRMNPGATRITENDWYDYREDKNVCGYCKCILGKCKVTELMSQMAQLIAEVQENNETIAELTNKVEELEAEVEDIGDIVAVGQCGENIFYALYSNGKLLLKGTGDMYDYDSPLSPTGNDSPFFNNQDIKNVIVSNGITDIGVYAFRYCDALETASLPGTLTKISDFAFYPHPDDMATPTITHGLTEVTIPSSVTEIGYCAFAYNRLTTLTVPRTVTTIGERVFAACSNLTTVRYEAPVINEFMFVNCNHLENVTLARTVTEIKSHWINYCRSLTEITYEGSLADWAAIRKGGNWDAHAGSISTTNLTRINCLDGYMQYNSETGEWTEVHE, encoded by the coding sequence ATGGCTTTTTACAGCGGATTTTTCAATTCAAATGGGCTCGACCGCACCTATACGGCGGAGGACTTCACGAGCTACCTCTCCAGCATCATCTGCAACGGTATTCTTGACACCTACGGGCAGAACTTCAAGCTGACAGCGGCGAACAGCGGTCTTGGTGTGGTTCTTGGTACCGGTAAAGCGTGGATCGACGGACACTATTTTATCAACGATTCCAGATATGTAATCGACCTCACATCGTATCAGGACGAGTCTTTGCCGAGATATGTCGGTATTGCAATCTATCTTGACACAACAGAATCTGTTCGCAGTGTTTCTCTCAGGCTATTCGCCGGAACCCCGGCAGAGAATCCGTCGCTTCCGTCCATTCCACAGGATGAAAATCATGTCCGCCTTTTGATGTATGCGGTACGTATGAATCCGGGAGCCACACGAATTACAGAGAATGACTGGTACGACTACCGCGAGGACAAGAATGTCTGCGGCTATTGTAAGTGCATTCTCGGCAAGTGTAAGGTCACGGAACTGATGTCGCAGATGGCGCAGCTTATCGCGGAGGTGCAGGAAAACAACGAGACCATTGCAGAGCTGACAAATAAAGTTGAGGAGCTTGAGGCGGAGGTTGAGGATATTGGTGACATTGTCGCTGTCGGTCAGTGCGGTGAAAACATCTTCTATGCACTGTACTCCAACGGCAAACTGCTCCTGAAGGGTACCGGAGATATGTATGATTACGATTCTCCGCTCAGTCCGACCGGTAATGACTCTCCGTTCTTCAATAATCAGGATATTAAAAATGTGATTGTATCCAACGGCATCACGGATATTGGCGTATATGCATTCCGTTACTGCGATGCTCTTGAAACCGCATCACTGCCGGGAACGCTGACAAAAATCAGCGATTTTGCCTTTTATCCGCATCCTGATGATATGGCAACTCCGACAATTACACACGGTCTGACAGAGGTCACAATTCCAAGCAGCGTGACGGAAATCGGTTATTGTGCTTTTGCATACAACAGGCTCACAACACTGACAGTTCCGAGAACAGTAACAACCATCGGAGAACGTGTCTTTGCTGCTTGCTCAAACCTGACGACAGTTCGCTATGAAGCGCCTGTTATTAATGAGTTCATGTTCGTCAACTGCAATCATCTTGAAAATGTAACGCTTGCAAGGACAGTGACGGAGATCAAATCGCACTGGATCAATTACTGCCGTTCTCTGACTGAAATCACATACGAGGGCAGTCTGGCGGACTGGGCAGCAATCAGAAAGGGTGGCAATTGGGACGCTCATGCCGGTTCTATCAGCACGACAAATCTCACGAGAATCAACTGCCTTGACGGATATATGCAGTATAATTCTGAAACAGGAGAATGGACGGAGGTGCATGAATAA
- a CDS encoding GH25 family lysozyme: MIKTYSYTDNTQLSPHFNAQEFRCKCGKAHDFQIDDDLITKLEALFSKLNCSKIIVTSGFRCAAHDKAVKGSGTGQHTLGKAADICCYGQDGQPISSKTVCCKAQDTSFTGIANITAAYIYTHVDVRSGGKWYGDEVHGNSSVTDDFYKYFGDDGMKGIDVSVHNGKIDWQKVRTGGIEFAILRAGYGRLASQKDDRFEENYAGAKAAGIPIGAYWYSYAMSEDEARLEADVFLSVIKGKQFEFPVYFDLEEKKQFDLGKEKVSAIMRAFLERVEAAGYFVGLYGSASSLKTHTADDIKSRYTIWLAHWCDQTNYSGAYGIWQHSEKGRVNGINGNVDLDICYKDFPTIIKGKGLNGYGKEKALTNPPAPVSDDGITVEVTVDGKKYSGKLNKA, translated from the coding sequence ATGATTAAGACCTACAGCTATACAGATAACACGCAGCTTTCTCCGCACTTCAATGCGCAGGAGTTCCGCTGCAAGTGCGGCAAGGCACATGATTTTCAGATCGATGATGATCTCATCACCAAACTGGAGGCACTCTTTTCTAAGCTGAACTGCTCTAAGATCATCGTCACCAGCGGCTTCCGTTGTGCTGCTCATGATAAGGCAGTCAAGGGCAGCGGCACGGGACAGCATACACTCGGCAAGGCAGCGGACATCTGCTGCTACGGGCAGGACGGACAGCCCATCAGCAGCAAGACCGTCTGCTGCAAGGCGCAGGACACCAGCTTCACCGGAATTGCAAATATCACTGCCGCTTACATCTATACACACGTCGATGTACGTTCCGGCGGCAAGTGGTACGGTGATGAGGTTCACGGCAACAGCTCTGTGACCGATGATTTCTATAAATACTTCGGAGATGATGGTATGAAGGGCATCGACGTCAGCGTTCACAACGGCAAGATCGACTGGCAGAAGGTCAGAACTGGCGGCATTGAGTTTGCGATTCTCCGCGCAGGATACGGCAGGCTGGCATCGCAGAAGGATGATCGTTTTGAGGAAAATTATGCGGGTGCAAAGGCTGCCGGTATTCCGATCGGTGCTTACTGGTACAGCTATGCCATGAGCGAGGACGAGGCTCGTCTGGAGGCTGATGTGTTCCTGTCCGTCATCAAAGGAAAACAGTTCGAGTTCCCGGTATATTTTGATCTGGAGGAGAAGAAGCAGTTTGACCTCGGTAAGGAGAAGGTGTCGGCGATCATGCGGGCGTTCCTCGAAAGAGTCGAGGCAGCGGGCTATTTTGTCGGTCTGTACGGCTCTGCGTCCTCTCTCAAGACACATACCGCCGATGACATCAAATCCCGCTACACGATCTGGCTGGCGCACTGGTGTGACCAGACGAATTACAGCGGCGCATACGGTATCTGGCAGCATTCCGAGAAAGGCAGAGTGAATGGCATCAACGGCAATGTTGATCTTGACATCTGCTATAAGGATTTCCCGACCATTATCAAGGGTAAGGGGCTGAATGGATACGGCAAGGAGAAAGCCCTGACAAATCCGCCTGCACCTGTTTCGGATGACGGCATCACAGTAGAAGTCACTGTTGACGGCAAGAAGTACAGCGGAAAACTGAATAAGGCGTGA
- a CDS encoding siphovirus ReqiPepy6 Gp37-like family protein, with translation MQIEVYRMEAAEDALTITLEAVCDTFSSLLWDIEYYKCGSFEVYIAANPQNIEIFQTGRIVGRDDDNQHFGIIESVLINTDIENGDYLTVRGRFLMCLLERRIIHPTYNVTAAKAYSEIVREVVTQNALLTDNRRIPGLSLGTVTGACWELTATLQISYANLMDWVYTICEKLGGTANIRLVKSSGEQYRMVFDLSEGADRCIMQEDNPHIIFSDAYSNLLSFSYAEDSSVQKNFAYIFGQGKGDERKRTTYCDGDEPTYLDRYEVYVDADDISETEQVEGETIPIPKEKYIELLKTRGSERLVLPKTASESDIAAHNTQYVYNRDYFVGDYVTVQHRRFGMMQPQIQLIGMIEGFDQNGRSLTPTFKEA, from the coding sequence ATGCAGATTGAAGTTTATAGAATGGAAGCTGCGGAGGACGCCCTCACGATTACCCTTGAGGCTGTCTGCGACACCTTTTCCTCGCTGCTATGGGATATTGAATACTACAAATGCGGCAGTTTTGAGGTGTATATCGCTGCAAACCCGCAGAACATTGAAATTTTCCAGACCGGCAGAATCGTCGGTCGTGATGACGATAATCAGCACTTCGGCATCATTGAATCTGTGCTTATAAATACAGATATTGAAAACGGCGACTACCTGACAGTGCGTGGTCGTTTTTTGATGTGCCTGCTGGAACGGCGCATCATTCACCCGACATACAACGTTACAGCGGCAAAGGCATACAGCGAGATCGTCCGGGAGGTCGTGACGCAGAATGCGCTGCTCACGGACAACCGCAGGATTCCGGGGCTTTCCCTTGGAACGGTTACCGGCGCTTGCTGGGAGCTGACTGCTACACTCCAGATCAGTTATGCAAACCTCATGGACTGGGTGTATACGATCTGCGAGAAGCTCGGCGGCACGGCAAATATCCGGCTGGTGAAAAGCAGCGGTGAGCAGTACCGCATGGTATTTGATTTATCGGAGGGCGCTGACCGCTGCATTATGCAGGAGGATAATCCGCATATTATCTTCTCTGACGCATACAGTAATCTGCTCTCGTTCAGCTATGCGGAGGACAGCAGCGTCCAGAAGAATTTTGCCTATATCTTCGGTCAGGGCAAGGGTGATGAGCGCAAGCGCACCACATATTGTGACGGCGATGAGCCGACCTATCTTGACCGCTATGAAGTGTATGTGGATGCGGACGATATTTCCGAGACAGAGCAGGTCGAGGGAGAAACGATCCCGATTCCGAAGGAGAAGTATATCGAACTGCTGAAAACAAGAGGCTCGGAACGGCTGGTGCTGCCGAAAACCGCATCAGAGTCGGACATCGCTGCGCACAACACACAGTATGTGTACAACCGCGATTATTTCGTCGGCGATTATGTTACTGTGCAGCACCGACGCTTTGGCATGATGCAGCCGCAGATACAGCTCATCGGCATGATTGAGGGCTTCGACCAGAACGGGCGCAGCCTGACACCAACTTTCAAGGAGGCATGA
- a CDS encoding phage holin family protein, producing MKGSICTVIGAIGGGIAALFGGWDSALVTLIIFMGIDFATGMITGAMGKSKHSKTGKLNSKAGWYGLAKKCSILMLIIVAVRLDILLNTNYVRDAVCIAFCVNELLSIVENTSLMGIPYPPALKNAIEVLQKQTGRKDDNDD from the coding sequence ATGAAAGGAAGTATTTGTACGGTGATCGGTGCGATCGGCGGCGGAATCGCAGCGCTTTTCGGCGGCTGGGATTCCGCACTGGTGACGCTCATCATCTTCATGGGCATTGATTTTGCAACCGGAATGATTACCGGCGCAATGGGCAAGTCCAAACACAGCAAGACCGGAAAGCTGAACAGCAAGGCTGGCTGGTACGGGCTTGCGAAGAAGTGCAGTATCCTGATGCTCATTATCGTGGCGGTGCGTCTGGATATTCTTCTCAATACGAATTATGTGCGTGATGCTGTCTGCATTGCGTTCTGCGTGAACGAGCTGCTCTCTATTGTAGAGAACACCAGTCTCATGGGTATTCCGTATCCGCCTGCACTGAAAAACGCCATTGAGGTGCTGCAAAAGCAGACCGGCAGAAAGGATGATAACGATGATTAA
- a CDS encoding arylamine N-acetyltransferase family protein — MSDNKIEYSIDDTPMTADEIMGYLKRIGIECDINTDLNSLALLQKAHLTHIPYENYDCLERRITSLNHKELYRKLITEHRGGICFELNGLYAWLLKSIGFNVKSHLSRYIIPEGEIHKRTHRVMTVTVGGERYLTDVGVNSECSRKPLLLTEGLIQNDGISEYRLEKDDFFGWILWQKLKNNDWRRLYGFTEEPQLDIDYIMPCNFCDIHPLSGINKFEKVSIFTDHSNIRIWDGHYQEFSEGEIIIDEIIEAEKKKEILQSIFSIKV; from the coding sequence ATGTCTGACAATAAAATAGAATACAGTATTGATGACACTCCAATGACCGCTGATGAGATCATGGGATATTTGAAACGTATCGGGATAGAGTGTGATATAAATACAGACCTGAATAGCCTTGCATTACTGCAAAAAGCTCATCTTACTCATATTCCATACGAAAACTATGACTGCCTTGAACGCAGGATTACTTCACTCAATCATAAGGAATTATACCGCAAGCTGATAACCGAACACAGAGGCGGTATCTGTTTTGAACTGAACGGGCTGTATGCGTGGCTTTTGAAAAGCATCGGGTTCAATGTAAAAAGCCATCTCAGCAGATATATAATTCCTGAAGGCGAGATACATAAGCGAACACACAGAGTAATGACCGTCACAGTAGGCGGAGAAAGATATCTGACCGATGTAGGCGTAAATTCCGAGTGTTCAAGAAAGCCGCTGTTGCTTACAGAGGGACTTATTCAAAACGACGGTATCTCGGAATACCGCCTTGAAAAAGACGATTTCTTCGGCTGGATATTGTGGCAGAAACTAAAAAACAATGATTGGCGCAGGCTGTATGGGTTCACCGAAGAACCTCAGCTCGATATTGACTACATAATGCCGTGTAACTTTTGCGATATTCACCCACTTTCGGGGATAAACAAGTTTGAGAAGGTATCTATATTTACCGATCACAGTAATATACGGATATGGGACGGACATTATCAGGAGTTTTCTGAAGGCGAGATCATTATAGACGAAATAATAGAGGCGGAAAAGAAAAAAGAAATACTACAAAGCATATTTTCTATAAAAGTATAA